Proteins from a single region of Oreochromis niloticus isolate F11D_XX linkage group LG7, O_niloticus_UMD_NMBU, whole genome shotgun sequence:
- the LOC109202885 gene encoding CD5 antigen-like, translating into MDPRLLLLLLWSSGAQACNELISKESVRLVGGASRCAGTLELKHLGEWRPAVVFVSTPKAVAVICEHLACGSAVSVGRREKAPHRRPS; encoded by the exons ATGGATCCccgtctgctgctgctgctgctgtggagctcaG GAGCCCAAGCTTGCAATGAGCTCATATCAAAAg AGTCCGTCAGGTTGGTGGGAGGCGCCAGCCGCTGTGCAGGAACACTGGAGCTAAAACATCTGGGAGAGTGGAGGCCAGCGGTGGTGTTTGTGTCGACTCCGAAGGCAGTCGCTGTAATTTGTGAACATCTGGCCTGTGGCTCTGCTGTTTCTGTAGGAAGGAGAGAGAAGGCTCCACACAG GCGTCCGAGCTGA